The nucleotide window GACGGCAGCAATGCACCAATCTTGAGCACATCTTTCCTGGGCTGGGGTAATTATCTATTCAACGGTATACGGTTTTGTTAGGTGAGCTGTAGTAGTCAGCCGGTGATCCACCGGTGTTGTATACCAGTTAGCAGAGTATAGACTCAGGTTGGAAAAGCTGCGCGAAGAAGAAAAGAAGATCTAAAAAGATGTTTTTAATGCCGCAAAGCATAAAGAAAGGAATAAGAAAGAGCAGAGAGAGGCATATCCGCAGCGAAAACGGTCACTTATTCACCATTTTCACTGCGGACATTTTTACTACTGGTTAATCATCACCATCGCCATCAGGATCATTGCCACCTGCCATTCCCAACTCTTTCAGTTTGCGGGTCAAGGTATTGCGCCCCCAGCCCAGTAAATTGGCAGCATCGCGTTTGCGACCGGCGGTGTACTTGAGCGCAGTTTCAATCAAAGCCCGCTCGAAGGTAGGTACAGCCTCGCTCAACAATTGATGCTGACCGCGACTCAGCGCCTGGTCGGCCCAGTGACGCAGCGCCTTTTCCCAATCATCGGCCGGGGTGCTGGTCTCTTTGTTTTCAAGCAGTTCTGGTGGCAAATCTTCGATGTGCACTTCACGCCCGGACGCCATTACGGTGATCCAGCGGCAGGTATTCTCCAACTGACGCACATTGCCCGGCCATTGCAATGAACAAAAATACTCTTCGGTCTCAGGCAACAGTACTTTGGGATCCACATTCAATTCAGTGGCTGCTTTATGCAGGAAAAAGCGCGCCAACTTGGGAATGTCTTCGCGGCGATTAGCGAGCTTGGGGATATGGATGCGGATGACGTTCAAACGGTGGAATAAATCCTCGCGAAAGCGATTCTCTGCCACCAAGGTTTCAAGATTCTGGTGAGTAGCGGCGATGATGCGCACATCCACTTTTACCGGGGTATGCCCGCCGACGCGATAGAACTCGCCATCGGCCAATACCCGCAACAAACGGGTTTGGGTTTCGGCTGGCATATCGCCGATTTCGTCGAGGAACAACGAGCCGCCGTTGGCTTGCTCAAAGCGCCCCTGGCGCTGTGCAGCAGCGCCGGTAAAGGCACCTTTTTCGTGGCCGAACAGCTCGGACTCCATCAAGTCTTTGGGAATAGCCGCCATATTCAGCGCGATAAAGGGTTCGTTACGGCGCGGACTGTGGCGGTGCAGCGCGCGCGCCACCAGCTCTTTACCGGTACCCGACTGACCATTGATCAACACGGTGATGTTGGATTGCGACAGGCGGCCAATCGCGCGGAACACCTCCTGCATCGCAGGCGCTTCGCCGATGATTTCGGTATTGGTTTCCAGGTTGTTATCCGGCGCATGCTCGCTTTTTTGCTCTTGCGCGTGGGCGAGCGCGCGTTGGGTCACCGCGACGGCATCATCGACATCAAACGGCTTGGGCAAGTATTCGAAGGCACCCCCTTGATAGGCAGCAACGGCGCTATCCAGATCCGAATGGGCAGTCATGATGATGATCGGGATCTGCGGATGAGTAGTGTGCAGGTTGCCCAGCAGCGTCAGGCCGTCGGTGCCCGGCATACGGATATCGCTGATGATGGCATCGGGCGTATCGCGGTTGAGCTGGCTCATGGCGCTATCGCCCGAATCAAATACGCGGGTTTCTATGTTCGCTCCTTGCAGGGCTTTTTCCAGCACCCAGCGGATCGAGCGATCATCATCAATAATCCAGACTTTGTTAGACTTCTGCATGTTGCGCTTCCATTGGTAAGTAGAGCGAGAAACGGGTTTTGCCCGGTTCGCTTTGGCACTCGATGAGGCCATGATGTTGATGGATGAGATGTTGCGAAATGGTCAAGCCAAGCCCGGTACCTTCGGCGCGGCCAGAGATCATCGGGTAGAAAATGTTTTCGATCATGTCGGCCGGAATACCGGGGCCGTTGTCGATAATGTCGATGCGGCACACCAGCGAGTGATGCTTGCGGCCGATGGTGTATTGGCGCTGTATACGGGTGCGCAGCTGGATCACACCATTGAGCACACTGGCTTCAACCAGCGCCTGCATAGCGTTGCGCACAATATTCAGCAGCGCCTGGATCAGCATCTCTTTGTCGCCCTGCATGGCAGGAATACTCGGGTCGTAGTCGCGTACGATTTTGATCGCATCGCTGCTTTCGGCCTTGATGATATTGGCTACACGCTCAATCGCCTCGTGAATATTGAGCGATTGCCATTTGGGCAGCTGGTTCGGGCCGAGCATGCGGTCAACCAGATTACGCAGGCGGTCCGCCTCATCGATAATGATATTGGTGTATTCACTCAGGCCTGAATGGGGCAGCTCGCGCGCCAGTAACTGCGCCGCGCCACGGATACCACCCAGCGGGTTTTTAATCTCATGTGCCATGCCACGCACCAGATTGCGCGTGGTTTCATGTGAGGTAGT belongs to Cellvibrio sp. pealriver and includes:
- the glnG gene encoding nitrogen regulation protein NR(I), with product MQKSNKVWIIDDDRSIRWVLEKALQGANIETRVFDSGDSAMSQLNRDTPDAIISDIRMPGTDGLTLLGNLHTTHPQIPIIIMTAHSDLDSAVAAYQGGAFEYLPKPFDVDDAVAVTQRALAHAQEQKSEHAPDNNLETNTEIIGEAPAMQEVFRAIGRLSQSNITVLINGQSGTGKELVARALHRHSPRRNEPFIALNMAAIPKDLMESELFGHEKGAFTGAAAQRQGRFEQANGGSLFLDEIGDMPAETQTRLLRVLADGEFYRVGGHTPVKVDVRIIAATHQNLETLVAENRFREDLFHRLNVIRIHIPKLANRREDIPKLARFFLHKAATELNVDPKVLLPETEEYFCSLQWPGNVRQLENTCRWITVMASGREVHIEDLPPELLENKETSTPADDWEKALRHWADQALSRGQHQLLSEAVPTFERALIETALKYTAGRKRDAANLLGWGRNTLTRKLKELGMAGGNDPDGDGDD
- the glnL gene encoding nitrogen regulation protein NR(II), translating into MSPRDIYKPILDSLSTAIILVDADLLLCHMNPAAEALMAMSCESNTGEPITYFFYESDETDRQLKLAAAQANHYTKRHAEWRLLSGGTITVDYTVTPFGDHDGLIIEIQPIDRLLRISREEMLTTSHETTRNLVRGMAHEIKNPLGGIRGAAQLLARELPHSGLSEYTNIIIDEADRLRNLVDRMLGPNQLPKWQSLNIHEAIERVANIIKAESSDAIKIVRDYDPSIPAMQGDKEMLIQALLNIVRNAMQALVEASVLNGVIQLRTRIQRQYTIGRKHHSLVCRIDIIDNGPGIPADMIENIFYPMISGRAEGTGLGLTISQHLIHQHHGLIECQSEPGKTRFSLYLPMEAQHAEV